One part of the Vitis riparia cultivar Riparia Gloire de Montpellier isolate 1030 chromosome 6, EGFV_Vit.rip_1.0, whole genome shotgun sequence genome encodes these proteins:
- the LOC117915766 gene encoding uncharacterized protein LOC117915766, whose protein sequence is MASLTIAFAPAAGRVFAATAEKSSGGSGEKSILDWILGGLQKEDQMLETDPILKKVEEKNGGSNGGRKNSVVVPPKKKGGFGGLFAKK, encoded by the coding sequence ATGGCTTCTCTAACCATAGCTTTTGCTCCTGCAGCTGGGCGGGTGTTTGCAGCAACCGCAGAAAAGAGCTCTGGTGGAAGCGGGGAGAAGAGTATTCTTGACTGGATCCTTGGAGGGTTACAGAAGGAGGATCAGATGCTTGAGACAGACCCAATTCTGAAGAAGGTTGAGGAGAAAAATGGTGGCAGCAACGGCGGCCGGAAGAATTCTGTGGTGGTTCCACCAAAGAAGAAGGGTGGCTTTGGAGGCCTTTTTGCCAAGAAATGA